A region of the bacterium genome:
CCTCCTTCGATCACGCGACACAGCAGATCGAGACAGCATCGGTCAGGCACAAGCTCCAGGCGGACGATCACGCTAATCCTGCGCTGTTCGTGCGCCGTGATGGCCGTATCATGGTTTTTTACTCCGCGCATGCCGGGCCTTCGATGTACTACCGTATTTCGGCGCGCCCGGAGGATATAACGGAGTGGAGCGACGAGTACGAGCTCATCACGAACATCGAGGGCGAGATGGGATATACCTATCCGAATCCGCTTGCGGTTTCGGAGGGGATGTACCTGTTCTGGCGCGGAGGCGATTTCAAGCCGGATTTCTCCTTCTCGGAGGACGGTATCTCGTGGTCGCCAGCCAGAACCCTCATTGCGGGTCATGGCGCCCGGCCTTACATCAAATATGAGTCGAACGGATACGATACGATCCATTTTGCGTTCACGGACGGTCATCCGCGGAACGAGGAGACAAACAGCATTTACTATGCATGCATGCGGGATGGCGTCCTGTACCGTGCGGGCGGGATAGAAATCAAATCTGCCGGGGAGCTTCCCCTCGAACCTTCCGAAGCCGATCTGGTGTACGATGGCGCTGCAAACCACGCCCGTGCATGGATATGGGACATTGCGCTCGATGGCTCGGGCCGCCCGGTGATAGTCTACGGCGCCTATCCGAACACGAAAGACCACCGTTACCGCTATGCCTGCTGGAATGGCGAACGGTGGGTTGACAA
Encoded here:
- a CDS encoding BNR repeat-containing protein gives rise to the protein MTKFFIPPKHLKRTACLSVLVVCCVCALALRGKSNILDINREIRIPGEFCTTIAQDGAWCWFADPRAVYYRGEYSRTYIGWVTRVGDIVVASFDHATQQIETASVRHKLQADDHANPALFVRRDGRIMVFYSAHAGPSMYYRISARPEDITEWSDEYELITNIEGEMGYTYPNPLAVSEGMYLFWRGGDFKPDFSFSEDGISWSPARTLIAGHGARPYIKYESNGYDTIHFAFTDGHPRNEETNSIYYACMRDGVLYRAGGIEIKSAGELPLEPSEADLVYDGAANHARAWIWDIALDGSGRPVIVYGAYPNTKDHRYRYACWNGERWVDNEMVQAGDWFPQTPKGEEEREPHYSGGVVLDHNDPSIVYLSRRQNGVFEIERWFTGNRGVSWLSDRITSNSRWNNVRPVVPRGSPSDGIRVIWMQGPYVHYTDYATSLRVK